In a genomic window of Planococcus sp. MB-3u-03:
- a CDS encoding class I SAM-dependent methyltransferase, with protein MGTGADLELFNPQHFTITAIDLSPDMLEKLAKISESAINF; from the coding sequence GTGGGGACAGGGGCCGATTTGGAATTATTCAATCCTCAACACTTTACTATTACCGCTATTGACTTATCTCCCGACATGTTAGAAAAGCTCGCAAAAATATCCGAGTCTGCTATTAATTTTTAG
- a CDS encoding heavy metal translocating P-type ATPase — translation MSETQDQHIYKLQNLSCTSCAAKFEKNIREIPTVEDVKLNFGASKITIAGQASIEQLEQAGSFDGILVYPEHQRLPETKEPFWKQRANQTTMVSLFFLILGYISSLQIGEEEVITIGLFGLAILTGGLSLFKEGLKNLIKFQFDMTTLMTIAVIGAAVIGEWGEGAVVVFLFAISEALETYSMDKARNSIRSLMDIAPNTATIKRGTQEFEVDVEDIQVGDIMIIKPGQKLAMDGVVAKGNSSINQAAITGESLPVHKSAGDEVFAGTLNEEGALEVRITKRTEDTTIAKIIHLVEEAQAERAPSQQFVDKFAKYYTPAILIISLLVAVLPPLLINGEWNEWIYRGLAVLVVGCPCALVISTPVAIVTAIGNAARNGVLIKGGIHLEETGRLKVIAFDKTGTLTHGTPEVTNIVSLSTMTEKEVLKTAASIENLSQHPLAAAVLRKAQSSNIILAEVENFQSMTGKGAKAEVNGQLYFIGSPHLFTAELKRSSEISAGIEALQADGKTVMLLGSHTGIKGYIAVEDQIRSASSTIIQKLYDLGIQKTIMLTGDNKLAATSIGNKLHLTEVRSDLMPEDKLDAIKSLRKQFGKVAMIGDGVNDAPALATSTVGIAMGGAGTDTALETADIALMADDLDKLPYTIGLSRKTLKIIFQNVAFALGLKLLALLLIIPGWLTLWMAIFADMGATLIVVLNSLRLMKTKY, via the coding sequence ATGAGCGAAACTCAGGACCAACACATTTACAAGCTCCAAAATCTATCCTGCACCAGCTGTGCCGCTAAGTTCGAAAAAAACATCCGAGAAATTCCTACAGTTGAAGACGTGAAACTAAACTTTGGAGCTTCAAAAATCACCATCGCTGGACAAGCCTCAATTGAACAATTAGAGCAAGCCGGTTCTTTCGATGGCATCCTGGTATATCCTGAACACCAACGATTGCCTGAAACCAAAGAGCCGTTTTGGAAGCAACGAGCGAATCAAACCACCATGGTTTCTCTCTTCTTTTTGATTCTCGGCTATATATCATCACTTCAAATTGGCGAAGAAGAAGTTATTACTATCGGCCTTTTTGGTCTAGCGATTTTGACAGGCGGTCTCAGTCTTTTCAAGGAAGGGCTTAAAAATCTTATTAAGTTCCAATTCGATATGACAACGTTAATGACCATCGCGGTCATTGGAGCTGCAGTTATTGGCGAATGGGGAGAAGGTGCTGTCGTAGTCTTTTTGTTTGCAATCAGTGAAGCATTGGAAACCTACTCCATGGACAAAGCAAGAAACTCCATTCGTTCACTAATGGACATCGCACCTAATACAGCTACAATCAAACGTGGAACACAAGAGTTCGAAGTAGATGTAGAGGACATTCAGGTCGGTGACATCATGATCATTAAACCAGGACAAAAATTGGCAATGGACGGCGTTGTCGCAAAAGGGAATTCGTCAATTAATCAGGCAGCAATTACAGGCGAATCTTTGCCTGTCCATAAAAGTGCTGGAGATGAAGTATTTGCAGGCACACTCAATGAAGAGGGTGCATTGGAAGTCCGGATCACCAAGAGAACTGAAGACACTACGATTGCAAAGATTATTCACTTAGTTGAGGAAGCCCAGGCAGAGCGTGCCCCTTCCCAGCAGTTCGTAGACAAGTTCGCAAAGTATTACACACCAGCTATATTAATTATCTCCCTTTTAGTCGCTGTCCTCCCCCCCTTACTTATAAATGGGGAATGGAACGAATGGATTTATCGCGGTTTAGCAGTTCTAGTTGTGGGGTGCCCTTGTGCTCTCGTCATTTCTACGCCTGTCGCTATTGTCACAGCAATCGGCAATGCTGCTAGAAATGGCGTATTGATTAAAGGGGGGATCCACTTAGAAGAAACTGGCCGTCTCAAAGTCATTGCTTTTGATAAAACGGGGACACTAACGCATGGAACTCCCGAAGTAACGAATATTGTTTCCCTGTCAACCATGACTGAAAAAGAAGTCCTTAAAACAGCTGCATCCATTGAAAACCTCTCTCAACATCCGCTGGCGGCTGCTGTTTTGCGAAAAGCGCAGAGCTCCAATATTATTTTAGCTGAAGTAGAGAACTTCCAATCGATGACCGGCAAAGGCGCAAAAGCCGAAGTCAACGGCCAACTGTATTTCATTGGCAGCCCTCATCTGTTTACAGCTGAATTAAAACGATCATCTGAAATTTCAGCGGGTATTGAAGCGCTTCAAGCTGACGGCAAGACCGTAATGCTGTTAGGGTCCCATACTGGAATCAAAGGATATATAGCAGTAGAAGACCAGATTAGATCCGCTAGCTCTACTATCATTCAAAAACTATACGATTTGGGCATTCAGAAAACGATTATGCTCACAGGTGATAATAAACTGGCAGCTACTTCAATCGGCAATAAACTTCATTTGACTGAAGTTAGATCGGATTTAATGCCCGAAGATAAATTAGATGCCATTAAATCTTTACGAAAACAGTTTGGCAAGGTTGCGATGATTGGCGATGGAGTAAACGATGCGCCGGCATTAGCAACTTCTACTGTCGGAATTGCCATGGGCGGGGCTGGGACTGACACAGCGTTAGAAACGGCAGATATCGCACTTATGGCAGATGATTTAGATAAACTCCCTTATACTATTGGGTTAAGCAGAAAAACTTTGAAAATCATCTTTCAAAACGTAGCTTTTGCTTTGGGGCTGAAATTGCTAGCCTTGCTGTTAATCATTCCTGGATGGTTAACATTATGGATGGCCATATTTGCAGATATGGGTGCCACATTGATTGTCGTATTGAATTCTCTGCGGCTCATGAAAACCAAGTATTGA
- a CDS encoding alpha-amylase family glycosyl hydrolase, translating to MKKRWVSILLVGFLLFNLARPIEASENNELQDEIIYDLLVDRFFNKGIQNDINVNSLDPNSFSGGDFAGLTSEMQYIKDMGFTMISVGPVFSATSYDGTAVVDYDELESRFGTQEEWEEVINKAHELDLKVMIDLPTQELSEQHVWRESHPEWFVENENGTIALETANREVQDQLIGQFEGFIEKYAIDGIRIKKADSLDPAFITRFSESLKSIRDLYVISDDVTPPQDGLDAVVMPGIETALRDSYKSFNPNETELSGSWEEAEGKLIQVDSLLTSRFTADTVQEGGFPPTRWKLLTFQLLTMPGIPVIQYGSEIAVNGQTAPDTHPILDLGVDEELIDHIANLTSLRNQSAALRTGSMEVLHEEDGWFVYKRSNEEETWIIAINNSSSTQSLTLPASVVGDDKELRGLFENNIARQDEEGNYRITLDRELGEAFNIIEQKGFNKAYIAALVVLYISFLTFLFLAWRRGRKKKKAATAKK from the coding sequence GTGAAAAAGAGATGGGTTTCAATCCTGTTGGTGGGATTTTTACTATTCAATTTAGCAAGGCCGATAGAAGCTTCAGAGAATAATGAATTGCAAGATGAAATTATTTATGACCTATTGGTGGATCGATTCTTTAATAAGGGAATTCAAAATGATATCAATGTGAATTCCCTAGACCCTAATTCATTTAGCGGGGGAGATTTTGCAGGACTGACCAGCGAAATGCAGTACATAAAAGATATGGGGTTTACTATGATTTCCGTTGGGCCTGTCTTCTCTGCGACTTCCTATGATGGGACAGCCGTAGTGGATTACGATGAGTTAGAGTCGCGTTTTGGTACCCAGGAGGAATGGGAGGAAGTTATAAACAAAGCCCATGAACTGGATTTAAAGGTAATGATTGATCTGCCGACTCAGGAATTGAGTGAACAACATGTATGGCGGGAAAGCCATCCTGAATGGTTTGTTGAAAATGAAAATGGAACCATCGCTCTGGAGACCGCTAATCGTGAAGTACAAGATCAATTAATTGGACAATTTGAAGGCTTCATCGAAAAATATGCGATTGACGGTATTCGAATAAAAAAGGCAGATAGCTTGGATCCAGCCTTTATCACTCGATTTTCTGAAAGCCTAAAAAGCATTCGGGATCTCTATGTAATAAGCGATGATGTAACACCACCTCAAGACGGCCTTGATGCTGTGGTCATGCCAGGAATTGAGACTGCTTTAAGAGATAGCTATAAGAGTTTTAACCCTAATGAAACAGAGCTTTCCGGTTCTTGGGAAGAAGCAGAGGGCAAGCTGATTCAAGTTGATTCTCTCCTCACTTCCCGGTTCACTGCGGACACAGTCCAAGAAGGCGGCTTCCCGCCAACACGATGGAAGTTGCTTACCTTTCAATTATTAACTATGCCAGGGATTCCTGTCATACAATATGGTTCTGAAATTGCTGTTAATGGGCAAACAGCTCCTGATACCCACCCTATCTTGGACTTAGGGGTAGATGAGGAATTAATCGACCATATAGCCAACTTGACTTCTCTTCGGAATCAATCAGCAGCCTTGCGGACGGGTAGTATGGAAGTATTGCACGAGGAAGACGGCTGGTTTGTATATAAGCGGTCAAACGAAGAAGAAACCTGGATTATCGCAATTAACAATTCTTCCTCTACACAAAGTTTGACTTTGCCAGCCAGTGTAGTTGGCGACGATAAGGAATTGCGTGGATTATTCGAAAACAATATTGCGCGTCAGGATGAAGAGGGAAATTACCGGATCACTTTAGATAGAGAATTAGGAGAAGCTTTCAATATCATCGAACAAAAAGGCTTCAATAAAGCCTATATCGCAGCGTTAGTAGTCTTATACATCTCCTTCTTAACGTTCTTGTTTTTAGCTTGGCGTCGAGGAAGAAAGAAAAAGAAGGCTGCCACTGCTAAAAAATAA
- a CDS encoding cation diffusion facilitator family transporter, whose product MGSDHDHAHGRNKKTLLISFLIITVYMVVEAIGGFLTNSLALIADAGHMLSDSISLGIGFLAFTIGEKAADQAKTYGYKRFEILAAVFNGVTLVLISLYIFYEAYHRFSDPPEVATTGMLIIAIIGLLVNILVAWILTRGGDTKDNLNLRAAFLHVLSDLLGSVGAITAALLIIFFGWAWADPLASVVVAILVLISGWRVTKEAIHVLMEGTPTDVSIDRITDTIEKIPGVNNIHDLHVWSITSGKNALSGHVVIENGLSFEESQLILREIEAAMIKQQITHITIQLESQDHPHIESIHGDLKDLEDSR is encoded by the coding sequence ATGGGGAGTGACCATGACCACGCACATGGACGCAATAAAAAAACTTTATTAATTTCTTTTTTGATTATTACGGTTTATATGGTCGTAGAAGCGATTGGCGGCTTTCTGACAAATAGCCTGGCATTGATTGCGGATGCTGGACATATGTTAAGCGATTCGATTTCCTTAGGTATTGGGTTTTTAGCTTTTACAATTGGGGAAAAGGCAGCGGATCAAGCTAAGACCTATGGTTACAAGAGGTTCGAAATCTTAGCTGCCGTCTTCAATGGAGTAACATTAGTATTAATCTCACTTTACATTTTTTACGAGGCCTACCATCGGTTTTCTGATCCGCCAGAAGTCGCTACAACAGGCATGTTGATTATTGCCATTATCGGTCTATTAGTAAATATATTGGTTGCCTGGATTTTGACCAGAGGCGGAGATACTAAGGACAATTTGAATCTTCGGGCCGCCTTCCTACACGTACTGAGTGATTTGTTGGGTTCTGTAGGAGCCATAACAGCCGCATTGCTAATAATCTTTTTCGGCTGGGCATGGGCCGATCCTTTAGCTAGTGTCGTTGTAGCCATACTTGTTTTAATAAGTGGTTGGCGTGTTACAAAGGAAGCCATTCATGTATTGATGGAAGGAACCCCCACAGATGTAAGTATCGATCGCATAACAGATACGATTGAAAAAATCCCAGGAGTAAATAATATACACGATTTGCATGTCTGGAGCATCACTAGCGGAAAAAATGCATTATCGGGCCATGTGGTGATAGAGAATGGCCTTTCTTTCGAAGAAAGCCAACTCATATTGAGAGAGATAGAGGCTGCAATGATAAAACAACAAATTACCCACATAACAATTCAATTGGAATCACAAGACCATCCCCATATAGAGTCCATTCACGGGGATTTGAAGGATTTAGAAGACTCCCGTTAG
- a CDS encoding disulfide oxidoreductase: MAKEQGQSGKTGILLYSAWFVSLVAMLGSLYFSEVQGFIPCELCWYQRIAMYPLVLILGIATFTNDTKAPRYVLPLSLLGGSISVLHYLEQKIPGFGGFKPCVNGVPCSSEYINWAGFITIPFLALIAFVLITVTMLLLAFRESRS; the protein is encoded by the coding sequence ATGGCGAAAGAACAAGGACAGTCTGGAAAAACGGGGATTCTACTCTATAGTGCGTGGTTTGTTTCCCTAGTAGCGATGCTGGGAAGCCTATACTTCAGTGAAGTGCAAGGTTTTATTCCGTGCGAACTTTGCTGGTATCAACGGATTGCCATGTATCCCTTAGTGCTGATTTTGGGCATTGCAACCTTTACAAACGACACTAAAGCGCCTCGTTACGTTTTGCCACTCTCCCTTTTGGGTGGGAGTATTTCCGTTCTGCACTACTTGGAACAAAAAATTCCTGGGTTTGGTGGATTCAAGCCCTGTGTCAATGGGGTTCCATGCAGCTCAGAATATATCAATTGGGCAGGTTTCATCACGATTCCATTCTTGGCATTGATTGCCTTTGTTTTAATCACGGTAACTATGCTATTACTGGCATTTAGAGAATCTCGTTCTTAA
- a CDS encoding copper resistance D family protein, with amino-acid sequence MIWLYIAEMLLYLCFSLLIGSLLIHLVPANKKPDLVINKRVLQISILGIAFLSTAPVIRLVVFLYEDIGLLLTVQNVVGEFEVGQAWSVTVLTSLFFYFFVSVTPVFKSKVLIVVSLVFTFLLLLALGWGSHAASLTDGSGFIFHTLHFTAATVWIGILLIVSWFSVSSKNWLPFIKWFTPLAIICLIIISASGLYIMTLALNLKDYTDAWQMPYGQAILVKHLLILPVLLFAFINGVFIRAKLSRGKKVNPLPWARAESVVLLLVLSATAVLGQQEPPHSIESFIRMNGASNLFAYFHTGSMDTAMHLQFEWSILGVLFLFLGTAFGSLVIYSFKQKIPVYLTLVMGLFCVLSFYVGLMLSVG; translated from the coding sequence ATGATCTGGCTATACATAGCTGAAATGCTTCTATATCTCTGTTTTTCGCTTTTAATTGGCTCGTTGCTTATTCACTTAGTTCCAGCCAATAAAAAGCCGGATCTGGTAATAAATAAACGCGTCCTACAAATTTCCATCTTGGGCATTGCTTTTTTATCGACAGCTCCCGTCATTCGGCTTGTAGTATTTCTATACGAAGATATCGGTCTTTTATTGACCGTTCAAAATGTAGTCGGGGAATTCGAGGTAGGGCAAGCGTGGTCAGTAACGGTTTTAACTTCTCTTTTTTTCTATTTTTTCGTATCAGTTACTCCCGTTTTTAAGAGCAAAGTATTGATCGTTGTCTCCCTCGTTTTTACTTTTCTGCTCCTTCTCGCGTTGGGATGGGGAAGCCATGCAGCTTCATTAACAGATGGAAGTGGATTTATTTTTCATACTTTACACTTTACAGCTGCAACGGTTTGGATAGGTATTTTACTTATTGTTAGCTGGTTTTCAGTGTCTTCTAAAAACTGGCTCCCATTTATAAAATGGTTCACTCCACTTGCTATCATATGTTTAATTATCATTTCGGCTTCAGGATTATATATCATGACTTTGGCGTTGAATTTAAAAGACTATACGGATGCGTGGCAAATGCCATATGGCCAAGCAATTTTAGTGAAACATTTATTAATTCTTCCAGTATTACTCTTTGCTTTCATCAATGGCGTATTCATTAGAGCGAAATTAAGCAGAGGGAAAAAGGTAAATCCATTGCCTTGGGCCAGAGCAGAAAGCGTTGTATTGTTACTTGTATTGTCGGCAACTGCAGTATTAGGGCAACAAGAACCTCCCCATTCAATCGAATCGTTTATAAGAATGAATGGAGCTTCCAATCTTTTTGCTTATTTTCATACTGGTTCGATGGATACTGCGATGCATCTGCAATTTGAGTGGAGCATTCTTGGCGTTTTATTTTTGTTTCTCGGCACAGCCTTTGGCAGTCTTGTCATTTATAGTTTTAAGCAAAAAATCCCTGTATATTTGACATTGGTGATGGGATTGTTTTGTGTGTTGAGTTTTTATGTAGGCTTAATGCTCAGCGTTGGATAA
- a CDS encoding coiled-coil domain-containing protein codes for MSGGSVDYIDVLLGAEDFVDFIDRFSAVNTLIEADRENHAYPRRR; via the coding sequence ATGAGTGGCGGATCCGTTGATTATATAGATGTTTTGCTTGGGGCTGAGGATTTTGTTGATTTTATTGATCGATTTTCGGCTGTTAACACGTTAATTGAAGCCGACCGTGAAAATCATGCGTACCCAAGAAGAAGATAA
- a CDS encoding copper resistance CopC family protein — MKKIWIMAVLILLMCSTTVSAHTALEKSVPSDGATVTEELNEIVLEFNTALEKGSNFTVENQEGEEVPFNVQLLEQSMSGNPKGSMPDGDYTVKWKIIGADGHPIEGILSFTAKTGEVKKTEDTEEQITGSLSEVPTKETQTFETDQQTSETTTSSPPYAVIIIFIILAIIAAGTFMWALERRKS; from the coding sequence ATGAAAAAAATATGGATAATGGCAGTATTGATACTGCTTATGTGTTCGACTACTGTTTCTGCTCATACTGCACTCGAAAAAAGTGTGCCGAGTGATGGAGCTACAGTGACTGAAGAACTTAATGAAATTGTTCTTGAATTCAATACCGCCTTGGAGAAAGGCAGCAACTTTACCGTGGAAAACCAAGAGGGCGAGGAAGTTCCTTTCAATGTTCAGCTCTTGGAACAATCAATGAGTGGGAATCCTAAGGGCAGCATGCCTGATGGGGACTATACTGTGAAATGGAAAATAATCGGCGCGGATGGGCATCCAATTGAAGGTATTTTAAGCTTTACCGCAAAAACAGGAGAGGTGAAGAAAACAGAGGATACAGAAGAGCAAATTACAGGTTCCCTTTCAGAGGTACCAACTAAAGAAACACAAACCTTTGAAACGGATCAGCAAACTAGCGAAACGACAACATCCAGTCCTCCGTATGCCGTAATAATCATTTTTATTATTTTGGCGATAATCGCAGCTGGTACATTCATGTGGGCGCTGGAGAGGCGAAAAAGTTAA
- a CDS encoding GNAT family N-acetyltransferase has translation MKIEIFQPIVEQKEILKNLLELYQYDFSEFESEDVDENGLFGYKYLDCYWDEPNHYPFLFQVDGKYAGFALVRKIPVEDTSNPSYMKMCEFFVMRKYRKEGIGKRAAFHIFNLFQDTWEVGNLKPTFQLKSFGEVISEYTNNNYSEFYRDQWPGPIQRFVTV, from the coding sequence ATGAAAATTGAAATCTTTCAACCAATCGTGGAACAAAAAGAGATTTTGAAGAATTTATTGGAGTTGTACCAATATGATTTTTCAGAGTTTGAATCTGAAGATGTAGATGAAAATGGATTGTTTGGCTATAAATATCTGGATTGTTATTGGGACGAACCAAACCACTATCCATTTTTATTTCAAGTGGACGGTAAGTATGCAGGATTTGCTTTGGTACGTAAGATACCTGTTGAAGATACAAGTAATCCTTCTTATATGAAAATGTGTGAGTTTTTTGTAATGAGAAAATATCGAAAAGAAGGCATTGGAAAACGAGCAGCCTTTCATATTTTCAATCTCTTTCAAGATACCTGGGAAGTGGGGAACTTGAAACCAACCTTCCAGCTCAAAAGTTTTGGAGAGGTAATTTCTGAGTATACTAACAATAATTACTCGGAATTTTATCGAGACCAATGGCCTGGACCGATTCAAAGATTCGTCACAGTTTAG
- a CDS encoding cation diffusion facilitator family transporter, producing the protein MATAHKDEKNIKLAFFINLLFSIGEFIGGFLINSVAIMSDAVHDLGDATALGLSWFLQKFSKKEGDQKFSFGYKRFSLLGALINALILIAGSVYIFFQAIPLLFNPEHSNAQGMVWFAVAGVLLNGFAAYRLHKGKSVNEGVLTWHLLEDVLGWVAVLIVGIVLLFKDIHILDPILSIAIALFILFNVFRNLSKTMKILLEGVPQDINLDEVHSRIEKIPGVLSVKDLHIWSIDGEEHAMNVCLSVTGENLAESTAIKEKVRSTISDLHIIHSTIEMDWKTQ; encoded by the coding sequence ATGGCAACAGCTCATAAGGATGAAAAAAATATCAAATTGGCTTTTTTCATCAACTTGCTTTTTTCTATAGGCGAATTCATTGGGGGCTTCTTAATTAATAGCGTGGCTATTATGTCTGATGCCGTACATGACTTGGGGGATGCAACAGCATTGGGGCTTTCTTGGTTTCTGCAAAAATTCTCGAAGAAGGAAGGAGACCAAAAGTTCAGTTTCGGTTACAAGCGTTTTTCGCTGCTGGGAGCTTTGATTAATGCACTCATTTTAATTGCGGGTTCTGTTTATATTTTCTTTCAAGCCATACCTCTTCTATTCAACCCCGAGCACTCCAATGCCCAAGGAATGGTTTGGTTTGCAGTTGCAGGTGTGTTGTTAAATGGATTTGCGGCATACAGGCTACATAAAGGCAAGTCAGTAAATGAAGGCGTGCTTACTTGGCATCTATTAGAAGACGTCCTAGGTTGGGTGGCCGTACTAATAGTAGGTATTGTTTTGTTGTTCAAAGACATCCATATACTTGATCCCATTTTATCGATTGCCATTGCTTTATTTATACTGTTCAATGTTTTTCGGAATTTATCGAAAACCATGAAGATTTTGCTTGAAGGTGTACCTCAGGACATCAATTTGGATGAAGTCCATTCAAGAATTGAGAAAATTCCTGGGGTACTTTCAGTAAAGGATCTGCATATATGGTCAATTGATGGGGAGGAGCACGCAATGAATGTGTGCCTCTCGGTCACTGGAGAAAATTTGGCAGAATCAACTGCAATTAAGGAAAAGGTCCGGAGTACAATTTCGGATCTTCACATCATTCATTCCACAATTGAAATGGATTGGAAAACTCAGTGA
- a CDS encoding M23 family metallopeptidase, producing MESVESSSKSTESAVLASEPEAQATPAVSSGSPFIRPTTGRVTSNFGWRDIGDGPEFTSGMDIANGVGTAITAAADGYVSHAGVMGGLGNAVVITHSVNGQTFTTVYGHMSALNVSEGQKVTQGQRIGGMGSTGRSTGSHLHFEIHIGIWNGSSSNAVDPRNYIGS from the coding sequence GTGGAGTCTGTTGAAAGTTCATCAAAATCTACAGAATCGGCTGTATTAGCAAGCGAGCCAGAAGCTCAGGCTACCCCAGCTGTATCGTCAGGATCTCCCTTCATTCGGCCGACTACTGGGCGAGTGACATCTAACTTTGGATGGCGTGATATTGGTGATGGTCCTGAGTTTACTTCAGGCATGGATATTGCAAATGGTGTCGGTACAGCAATAACAGCTGCTGCAGATGGATATGTTTCTCATGCAGGTGTTATGGGGGGATTAGGAAACGCGGTAGTTATCACCCATTCCGTCAACGGACAAACGTTCACTACTGTATACGGACATATGAGCGCGCTTAACGTATCTGAAGGACAAAAAGTGACTCAGGGACAACGAATCGGCGGTATGGGAAGTACTGGCCGTTCTACTGGATCTCATCTTCATTTTGAAATTCATATTGGCATTTGGAATGGTTCAAGTTCAAATGCAGTAGATCCGAGAAACTATATCGGTTCTTGA
- the resA gene encoding thiol-disulfide oxidoreductase ResA, producing the protein MAVRKKQRLILRSVILLVMTGAIIFTIYNALTKEQSEVLQVGDKAPDFTLTDLNGQRQQLSEYRGQGVFVNFWGTWCKPCEKEFPLMEKQYQNYKDQGVQILAVNIAQSDYEVKQYAEQKNLTFPIVIDKNKSVMEAYNIRPLPTTMLINPDGDIVKIITGEMSEEDIRGYMEAIKPKAF; encoded by the coding sequence ATGGCTGTAAGAAAAAAGCAACGTTTAATTTTGAGAAGTGTTATCTTGCTTGTCATGACGGGTGCCATCATATTTACGATTTATAATGCACTAACGAAAGAGCAAAGTGAGGTATTACAGGTAGGAGACAAGGCACCTGATTTCACCTTAACTGACTTAAATGGGCAGCGCCAGCAACTATCTGAGTATAGAGGACAAGGAGTTTTTGTAAACTTTTGGGGAACTTGGTGCAAACCATGTGAGAAAGAGTTTCCATTGATGGAAAAGCAATACCAGAATTACAAGGATCAAGGCGTGCAAATATTGGCTGTAAATATTGCTCAGTCTGACTATGAAGTGAAACAATATGCAGAACAAAAAAACTTAACCTTCCCAATTGTTATTGATAAAAATAAAAGTGTAATGGAGGCATACAACATTCGCCCACTTCCTACTACCATGTTGATCAATCCAGATGGAGATATCGTAAAAATTATTACGGGTGAAATGTCGGAAGAAGACATAAGAGGGTACATGGAAGCGATTAAACCAAAAGCTTTCTGA
- a CDS encoding ArsR/SmtB family transcription factor translates to MEEIEISKKNDTCQTFCYDEEVIGRVQPKMVGIRGVELIFKALSDATRLKIAYALTLEKELCVCDVANILGTTTATASHHLRYLRNMGLADYEKRGKLVFYSLADDHVHQLVRIACEHAEEDRYK, encoded by the coding sequence ATGGAGGAAATCGAAATTAGTAAAAAGAATGATACATGCCAAACTTTCTGTTATGACGAAGAAGTGATTGGAAGGGTTCAACCTAAGATGGTCGGCATTCGTGGGGTGGAGTTAATCTTCAAAGCACTTTCTGATGCGACCCGACTGAAAATTGCTTATGCTTTGACACTGGAAAAAGAATTATGTGTTTGTGACGTGGCCAATATTCTAGGGACAACCACAGCTACTGCTTCGCACCATCTGCGCTATTTGCGTAATATGGGATTGGCAGATTATGAAAAACGCGGGAAATTGGTTTTTTATTCACTAGCTGATGATCATGTGCACCAGTTAGTCCGCATTGCTTGCGAGCATGCAGAGGAGGACCGATACAAATGA
- a CDS encoding DsbA family protein gives MGNKSKQSKMKWIVLATAVLAVIVSVIVVFLNQEEAPAVETAQVDVSGQPTLGEGNAPVTVVEYGDFKCPSCKAWGEMVYPQLVEDYVETGKVKFSYINVFFHGNESVLGSLAAESVYEQSPEIYWEFHKALYDAQPVEDHDAAWITPEKLMEVASAFPEIDQVRLKEDIEQVSQQEQLQKDEALVEEAGVSQTPTISVNGQQLEDPFDYDAIKALIDQELEGAE, from the coding sequence ATGGGAAATAAATCGAAGCAATCTAAAATGAAATGGATCGTCCTAGCAACCGCTGTATTAGCAGTAATTGTATCCGTCATAGTGGTATTTCTGAATCAAGAGGAAGCACCCGCTGTAGAAACAGCACAAGTGGATGTTTCCGGACAGCCCACTTTAGGTGAGGGCAATGCTCCAGTGACAGTAGTGGAATACGGTGACTTTAAGTGCCCATCTTGTAAAGCTTGGGGAGAAATGGTATATCCTCAGCTTGTAGAGGACTATGTGGAAACAGGAAAGGTGAAGTTTTCTTATATTAATGTATTTTTTCACGGAAATGAGTCTGTATTAGGTTCTTTGGCTGCGGAGTCGGTTTATGAGCAGAGCCCAGAAATTTATTGGGAGTTTCATAAAGCTCTTTATGATGCCCAACCAGTAGAAGACCATGATGCCGCATGGATTACTCCAGAAAAATTGATGGAAGTAGCATCAGCATTTCCAGAGATTGACCAGGTTCGTCTAAAGGAAGACATCGAACAAGTGTCACAACAAGAACAGCTCCAAAAGGATGAAGCTCTAGTGGAAGAAGCTGGTGTTTCTCAAACACCTACTATTTCAGTTAACGGCCAACAATTGGAAGACCCCTTTGATTATGATGCGATCAAAGCCTTGATTGATCAAGAATTGGAAGGTGCAGAGTGA